A stretch of Gammaproteobacteria bacterium DNA encodes these proteins:
- the lptF gene encoding LPS export ABC transporter permease LptF, translating into MNRLPAAGDYVILQRYLTREILHVFAAVFVLLLLIFISRSLVNYLSEAAAGKISADAILTLVGLIVLQSLTLLVPLCFFVSILMALGRMQRDNEIIAIAGAGLGASFLQSTVRRFAIIVALVLAVMSLFSNPWATYKMKELEAHAQEESDISGISPGRFKEFSNGDRVLFVEKMSDDKQTMENVFLQNHDQNKEAVLAADRAYLAVEDKTGNRFVVFNHGTRYDGTPGRADYEVTQYEKFGVRIERDDKDQGVESSKAVPTAELISGSDNPLYQAELEWRISTPISVLLLSALAVVLARQAGRTNRYGVILTGILLYFTYSNLLGISRSILKRGDLSPYIGLWWVHVLLLGLILFLEFKSSWVRKPKTGRAG; encoded by the coding sequence TTGAACCGCCTACCGGCCGCCGGCGATTACGTGATCCTGCAACGCTACCTGACGCGCGAGATCCTCCATGTCTTTGCGGCGGTGTTCGTGCTGCTGTTGCTCATCTTTATCAGTCGCAGCCTGGTCAATTACCTCTCCGAAGCCGCGGCGGGGAAAATCAGCGCCGACGCCATCCTGACCCTGGTGGGGTTGATTGTCCTGCAATCGCTGACCCTGCTGGTGCCGTTGTGCTTTTTCGTATCCATCCTCATGGCCCTGGGCCGCATGCAGCGCGACAACGAAATCATCGCCATTGCCGGCGCGGGGCTGGGCGCGTCATTTCTGCAGAGCACCGTGCGCCGCTTCGCCATCATCGTCGCGCTGGTGCTGGCGGTAATGTCACTGTTCAGCAATCCATGGGCAACATACAAAATGAAGGAACTGGAGGCGCATGCCCAGGAGGAGTCCGATATCAGTGGTATCAGTCCCGGCCGCTTCAAGGAATTCAGCAACGGCGATCGCGTGCTGTTTGTGGAAAAGATGTCTGACGACAAACAGACCATGGAGAATGTCTTTTTGCAGAACCATGATCAGAACAAGGAGGCCGTGCTCGCGGCCGATCGCGCCTATCTGGCGGTGGAGGACAAGACGGGCAACCGTTTCGTGGTCTTCAATCACGGCACCCGTTACGATGGCACGCCGGGGCGGGCCGACTATGAAGTGACCCAATATGAGAAATTCGGCGTACGCATAGAACGTGATGACAAGGACCAGGGGGTGGAGAGCAGCAAGGCGGTGCCCACGGCCGAGCTGATCAGTGGCAGCGACAATCCCCTGTACCAGGCGGAACTGGAGTGGCGCATATCCACGCCGATCTCCGTTTTACTGCTGTCCGCGCTGGCGGTGGTGCTGGCCCGGCAGGCCGGCCGCACTAATCGCTACGGAGTGATATTGACGGGCATCCTGCTTTACTTCACCTACAGCAACCTGCTGGGCATTTCGCGCAGCATCCTCAAGCGCGGCGATTTATCCCCTTATATCGGACTGTGGTGGGTGCATGTGTTATTGCTGGGGCTCATTCTATTCCTTGAATTCAAATCTTCCTGGGTAC
- a CDS encoding glycosyltransferase family 2 protein: MTEISRPRAPPLSVVIPVHNESACIGTLIGEIERALPDADRREIIVVDDASTDATPEALARLQKDLPGRLRVLRHDRQYGQSAALRTGVTAARHDLIVTLDGDGQNDPADIPRLLAVYAASPTGAVMVCGQRLRRQDSWLKRFASRVANGIRSGLLGDGVPDTGCGLKLFPRELFLRLPWFDHMHRFLPALVLRDGGRVEKVAVNHRPRAAGRTKYGIHNRLWVGVVDLLGVLWLQRRGRVTHNKEME; the protein is encoded by the coding sequence ATGACCGAAATATCCCGCCCCCGCGCCCCCCCATTGAGTGTGGTGATCCCCGTGCACAATGAATCGGCGTGCATCGGAACATTGATCGGCGAAATCGAACGCGCGCTCCCTGACGCAGACCGGCGCGAAATCATCGTGGTGGACGACGCCAGCACGGATGCCACTCCAGAGGCGCTGGCGCGATTGCAAAAGGACCTGCCCGGCCGGCTGCGCGTACTGCGCCACGATCGCCAATACGGTCAGAGTGCGGCGCTACGCACGGGTGTCACCGCGGCGCGCCATGATTTGATCGTGACTCTGGACGGCGACGGGCAGAACGATCCCGCGGATATCCCACGATTATTGGCGGTGTACGCTGCTTCCCCGACGGGGGCGGTCATGGTCTGCGGGCAAAGGCTGCGGCGGCAGGATTCGTGGCTGAAAAGGTTCGCCTCGCGTGTCGCCAATGGCATACGCTCCGGGCTGCTGGGTGACGGAGTGCCCGACACCGGCTGCGGTCTGAAGCTGTTCCCGCGCGAACTGTTCCTGCGCCTGCCCTGGTTTGATCACATGCACCGTTTCCTGCCGGCGCTGGTGTTGCGCGACGGAGGGCGTGTGGAAAAGGTGGCGGTGAATCACCGCCCGCGGGCGGCGGGACGGACCAAATACGGCATTCACAACCGGCTGTGGGTCGGGGTTGTCGATCTGCTCGGCGTGCTCTGGTTGCAGCGCCGCGGCAGGGTCACGCACAACAAAGAAATGGAGTGA
- a CDS encoding lipid-A-disaccharide synthase N-terminal domain-containing protein gives MNMDYILGFLGLLHDKCGNLLTAHEITWIVIGFAGQSLFFARFLIQWLASEKAKRSVVPTAFWYFSIGGSLVLLLYALHRADPVFILGQSLGCFIYLRNLQLIHRHHGAIG, from the coding sequence ATGAACATGGATTACATATTGGGATTCCTTGGACTGCTGCATGACAAATGCGGCAACCTTCTCACCGCACACGAGATCACCTGGATCGTGATCGGCTTCGCGGGCCAGAGTCTGTTTTTCGCGCGCTTTCTGATCCAGTGGCTGGCAAGCGAAAAGGCGAAACGCAGCGTCGTGCCGACGGCGTTCTGGTACTTCAGCATCGGCGGCAGCCTGGTCCTGCTGCTGTACGCCCTGCACCGCGCCGATCCGGTGTTCATCCTCGGCCAGTCGCTGGGCTGCTTCATCTATCTGCGCAATCTGCAACTCATCCACAGGCACCACGGAGCAATCGGCTAG
- a CDS encoding glycosyltransferase family 39 protein, whose product MPCPAPAHPARCSRTGLLLLLIMAALIGASYSVSPPPEGHEAYVLQTTREMATRHDWIVPYFNGAPRLNKPPLNYWLTGAAVALGGAADVAPIHGRVPSILAGLGLCLVTFWLARVLFERRTALFALAIMGTSAGFYSYAHDARPDMLYAFLCALGYTSFLHALYTRSSQARWPWLMWLSYALATLSKGPHVPAMLLLAQFLIARRHGLGWRQISSAIRPVAGLLLLLLLTVPWWWVLNHRLGGAGLRGTQLGGSLLVIHPLNVLGFYYFYRTWQLCLPWVALWPALLVLMVSYKNWTAPVRDLMTLILIPAVLLGFGTQSRWFYMLPVFPAIITLMALATQRSFTAGWLWSRHHWLVPVHAGFFLLALLATWRHPPLIKASDHPALLVNMGVILGLAGIWYWLRRRWRDPALDLLICALIFASVYLNPGLQRVLWSQERYERAELARTAATDAASHYIPLIFWGTNPDIYSYYSKNGPVKLVASVNEIDAFLSQRKLRGAVLILLSGNVSQLPPQWHPQTLGSIPGKPTYATSVVRLQPQS is encoded by the coding sequence ATGCCCTGCCCCGCTCCCGCCCACCCTGCCCGCTGTTCGCGGACGGGTCTGCTCCTGCTGCTGATCATGGCCGCCCTGATCGGCGCCTCATACAGCGTCAGTCCGCCGCCGGAAGGCCACGAGGCCTATGTACTGCAAACCACGCGCGAGATGGCGACGCGCCACGACTGGATCGTGCCCTATTTCAACGGCGCGCCGCGTCTCAATAAACCGCCGCTCAATTACTGGCTGACGGGCGCCGCGGTGGCGCTGGGCGGCGCCGCGGACGTCGCGCCGATCCACGGCCGCGTACCGTCCATCCTCGCGGGCCTCGGCCTGTGTTTGGTGACGTTCTGGCTGGCGCGGGTGCTCTTCGAACGGCGCACCGCCTTGTTCGCACTGGCGATCATGGGCACCAGCGCGGGCTTCTATTCCTATGCGCATGACGCCCGGCCGGACATGCTGTACGCATTTCTCTGCGCACTCGGTTATACCAGCTTCCTGCACGCCCTTTACACCCGCAGTTCACAGGCGCGATGGCCGTGGCTGATGTGGCTGAGTTACGCGCTGGCCACGTTGTCCAAGGGTCCGCACGTACCGGCGATGCTGTTGCTGGCGCAGTTTTTGATTGCCCGCCGGCATGGCCTGGGCTGGCGGCAGATATCATCGGCAATCAGGCCGGTTGCGGGTCTATTGCTGCTTCTGCTGCTGACCGTGCCGTGGTGGTGGGTTCTGAATCACCGGTTGGGGGGCGCCGGGCTGCGGGGCACGCAACTGGGCGGCTCGCTGCTCGTGATCCATCCGCTGAACGTGCTGGGCTTCTATTACTTCTACCGCACCTGGCAGTTGTGCCTGCCGTGGGTGGCGCTGTGGCCCGCCCTCCTCGTCCTCATGGTGTCGTATAAAAACTGGACCGCGCCGGTGCGCGATTTGATGACATTGATATTGATCCCCGCCGTCCTGCTCGGGTTCGGCACCCAGTCGCGCTGGTTTTACATGCTGCCGGTCTTCCCGGCCATCATCACGCTCATGGCGCTCGCCACGCAAAGAAGTTTTACGGCGGGCTGGCTGTGGAGCCGCCATCACTGGCTGGTGCCGGTGCACGCCGGATTTTTTCTGCTTGCGTTGCTGGCGACGTGGCGCCACCCGCCATTGATAAAGGCTTCGGATCATCCGGCGCTGCTGGTGAACATGGGCGTGATCCTTGGGCTCGCGGGAATATGGTATTGGCTGCGCCGCCGCTGGCGTGATCCGGCGCTGGACTTGCTCATCTGCGCGTTGATATTCGCCAGCGTGTACCTCAATCCGGGGTTGCAGCGGGTGCTGTGGAGCCAGGAACGGTACGAACGCGCCGAACTGGCGCGAACCGCCGCCACTGACGCCGCCAGCCATTACATCCCGCTCATCTTCTGGGGAACGAACCCGGATATCTATTCCTACTACTCGAAGAACGGGCCGGTGAAGCTCGTCGCCTCGGTGAACGAGATAGACGCTTTTCTATCACAACGCAAACTGCGGGGCGCCGTGCTCATCCTGTTGAGCGGGAATGTTTCCCAACTGCCGCCGCAATGGCATCCACAGACCCTCGGCTCCATCCCCGGCAAACCCACATATGCCACCTCCGTCGTGCGCCTGCAACCGCAATCCTGA
- the metH gene encoding methionine synthase: MTARPPATSHASRIEHLHALLKQRILILDGAMGTMVQCQHLGEQDYRGKRYDHWHGKDLKGNNELLVLTQPAVIEGIHSAYLEAGADIIETNTFNATVLSQQEYFFKSQEGKRKDQAHFDAALDDTTLNELIRDLNIAAARVARAAADKVAQKTGQPRFVAGALGPTPVSACTVVDVNDPGFRPIRFDQLRRAYAEQVRWLIKGDVDVLLVETIFDTLNAKAALFAIEEVFEELNVRLPVMISGTITDRAGRTLSGQTVEAFWNSMRHARPLSIGLNCALGPDLMRPFIEELSSKADTYLCAYPNAGLPDPLLPTGFPETPETLAPQLQEWAQAGFLNIVGGCCGTTPDHIRRIAESVRELPPRKIPTVERHCRLSGLEALTITPDTNFVNIGERTNVAGSPKFAELIKTGKFEEAVAVAKQQVENGAQVIDICMDEAMLDSENAMRRFVNLIAAEPDIAKVPVMIDSSKWTVLEAGLQCVQGKGIVNSISLKEGEEVFVRHARAVRRYGAAAVVMAFDEKGQGDTTERRFEICKRSYDILTMKLGFPPEDIIFDPNVLTVATGMEEHNNYALSYFEATREIKHRLPHALVSGGVSNVSFSFRGNNPVREAMHAAFLYHGIKAGMDMGIVNAGQLGIYEEIPKDLLERIEDVLLNRRPDATERLVEVAETVRGTARGRQEEDAWRKLSVGGRLKHALVKGITDYIEQDTEEARTQLGRPLAVIEGPLMDGMNVVGDLFGAGKMFLPQVVKSARVMKKAVAYLIPFLEEEKKRNPGGSRSAGRIVMATVKGDVHDIGKNIVGVVLQCNNFEVTDLGVMVSCDRILETAKEIKADLVGLSGLITPSLDEMVHVAREMTRLNFTLPLLIGGATTSKAHTAVKIDPNYKPPVVHVKDASRAVGVATSLISKDLRANFVEKLRADYDSVRERHRDKQARVEWLSLAEARANKLPIDWTSHAPSRPRQLGIQVFREYPLDDLASYIDWTPFFMTWELAGKYPRILDDKVVGREARKLYEDAQTMLNRLIAEKWLTARAVIGLFPANTVGEDDIEIYTDDSRRGELTVIHSLRQQQKKPDGQANLALADFIAPKESGVPDYIGAFAVTAGLGAEEHVKRFEQAHDDYSAIMVKALADRLAEAFAEHLHERVRREFWAYAAGESLDNKALIDEKYQGIRPAPGYPACPDHTEKALLWRLLDVEKATGMKITDSFAMYPAASVSGWYFSHPKARYFGLGRINVDQVHDYARRKGMDVKTAERWLSPVLGYDTD; encoded by the coding sequence ATGACAGCCCGTCCACCCGCCACATCCCACGCCTCCCGGATTGAACATCTGCATGCGCTGCTGAAGCAACGCATTCTCATTCTGGATGGCGCCATGGGCACCATGGTGCAATGTCAGCATCTGGGCGAGCAGGACTATCGCGGCAAGCGATATGATCACTGGCACGGCAAGGACCTCAAAGGCAACAACGAACTGCTGGTGCTGACCCAGCCCGCCGTCATCGAGGGCATACACAGCGCGTACCTCGAGGCTGGCGCGGATATCATCGAGACCAATACCTTCAACGCCACCGTCCTGTCGCAGCAGGAATATTTTTTCAAGAGCCAGGAAGGCAAGCGCAAGGATCAGGCCCATTTTGACGCGGCGTTGGACGACACCACGCTGAATGAACTGATTCGAGATCTGAACATCGCCGCCGCCCGCGTCGCGCGCGCCGCCGCCGACAAGGTGGCGCAGAAGACCGGACAACCGCGCTTCGTCGCCGGCGCCCTGGGCCCAACCCCGGTCAGCGCCTGCACCGTCGTTGACGTCAACGATCCGGGCTTCCGCCCCATCCGCTTCGACCAGCTGCGCCGCGCCTACGCGGAACAGGTGCGCTGGTTGATCAAGGGCGACGTGGACGTGCTGTTGGTGGAAACCATATTCGACACGCTCAACGCCAAGGCGGCGTTGTTCGCCATAGAGGAGGTCTTCGAGGAATTGAACGTCCGCCTGCCGGTGATGATATCCGGCACCATCACCGATCGCGCAGGCCGCACGTTGAGCGGCCAGACGGTCGAGGCGTTCTGGAACTCCATGCGCCACGCCCGGCCGCTGAGCATCGGGCTCAACTGCGCGCTGGGGCCGGACCTGATGCGCCCCTTCATCGAGGAGCTTTCGAGCAAGGCGGATACGTATCTATGCGCGTATCCGAACGCCGGCCTGCCCGATCCGCTGCTGCCCACGGGTTTCCCCGAGACGCCGGAGACACTGGCGCCGCAACTGCAGGAATGGGCGCAGGCGGGTTTCCTCAACATCGTCGGCGGTTGCTGCGGCACCACGCCCGATCACATCCGCAGGATCGCAGAGTCCGTACGCGAGTTGCCGCCGCGCAAGATTCCGACTGTCGAGCGGCATTGCCGGCTGAGCGGCCTGGAGGCGCTGACCATCACGCCGGACACCAACTTCGTCAACATCGGCGAGCGCACCAACGTCGCCGGTTCGCCCAAGTTCGCGGAACTCATCAAGACTGGCAAGTTCGAGGAGGCCGTGGCCGTCGCCAAGCAGCAGGTCGAGAACGGCGCGCAGGTCATCGACATCTGCATGGACGAGGCCATGCTGGACTCGGAGAACGCCATGCGCCGCTTCGTCAATCTCATCGCCGCCGAGCCGGACATCGCCAAGGTGCCGGTGATGATTGATTCCTCCAAATGGACGGTGCTGGAGGCCGGTCTGCAATGCGTGCAGGGCAAGGGCATCGTCAATTCGATCAGCCTCAAGGAGGGTGAAGAGGTATTTGTCAGGCACGCCAGGGCGGTGCGTCGTTATGGCGCCGCCGCCGTGGTCATGGCGTTCGATGAGAAGGGCCAGGGCGACACCACCGAACGCCGCTTTGAAATCTGCAAGCGCTCCTACGACATCCTGACCATGAAGCTGGGCTTCCCGCCGGAGGACATCATCTTCGATCCAAACGTATTGACGGTCGCCACCGGCATGGAGGAGCACAACAACTATGCCCTCTCTTATTTCGAGGCCACCCGCGAAATCAAGCATCGCCTGCCGCACGCGCTGGTGAGCGGCGGCGTCAGCAACGTGTCGTTTTCCTTCCGCGGCAACAACCCCGTGCGCGAGGCCATGCACGCCGCCTTCCTCTACCACGGCATCAAGGCCGGCATGGACATGGGCATCGTCAATGCCGGCCAGCTCGGCATTTACGAAGAGATCCCCAAAGACCTGCTGGAACGGATTGAGGACGTGCTGCTCAATCGCCGGCCTGACGCCACCGAACGGCTGGTCGAAGTTGCAGAAACCGTCAGGGGCACGGCCAGGGGCAGGCAGGAGGAAGACGCCTGGCGCAAGCTCAGTGTCGGCGGGCGGCTGAAGCACGCCCTGGTCAAGGGCATCACCGATTACATCGAGCAGGACACCGAAGAGGCCCGCACCCAACTCGGCCGCCCGCTGGCGGTCATCGAAGGTCCGCTTATGGACGGCATGAACGTCGTCGGCGATCTGTTCGGCGCCGGCAAGATGTTCCTGCCGCAGGTGGTCAAGAGCGCGCGCGTCATGAAAAAGGCCGTGGCCTATCTGATCCCATTCCTCGAGGAGGAAAAGAAAAGGAATCCCGGCGGCAGCCGCAGCGCGGGGCGCATCGTCATGGCCACCGTCAAGGGCGACGTGCACGACATCGGCAAGAACATCGTCGGCGTCGTGCTCCAGTGCAACAACTTCGAGGTCACCGATCTCGGCGTCATGGTGTCCTGCGACAGGATTCTGGAAACGGCGAAGGAGATCAAGGCCGACCTCGTCGGCCTCTCCGGCCTCATCACGCCGTCGCTGGACGAAATGGTGCACGTGGCGAGGGAAATGACGCGGCTCAATTTCACCCTGCCGCTTTTGATCGGCGGCGCCACCACCTCCAAGGCGCATACCGCCGTCAAGATCGATCCCAACTACAAGCCGCCGGTCGTGCACGTCAAGGACGCCTCGCGCGCCGTCGGCGTGGCCACCAGTCTCATCAGCAAGGACCTGCGCGCCAACTTTGTTGAGAAACTGCGCGCCGACTACGACAGCGTGCGCGAGCGTCATCGCGACAAGCAGGCACGCGTGGAATGGCTCTCGTTGGCAGAAGCGCGCGCCAACAAGCTGCCGATCGACTGGACGAGCCATGCCCCTTCCCGCCCGCGGCAGCTTGGCATACAAGTGTTCAGGGAATATCCGCTCGACGACCTGGCTTCTTACATCGACTGGACGCCGTTCTTCATGACCTGGGAACTGGCCGGAAAATATCCCCGCATCCTCGACGATAAAGTCGTCGGCAGGGAGGCGCGCAAGCTTTATGAAGACGCGCAAACCATGCTGAACCGCCTCATCGCGGAGAAGTGGCTCACGGCGCGTGCGGTCATCGGGCTCTTTCCCGCCAACACCGTCGGCGAGGACGACATCGAGATTTACACCGACGACTCGCGTCGCGGCGAGTTGACGGTGATTCATTCGCTGCGTCAGCAGCAGAAAAAACCGGATGGACAGGCGAACCTGGCGCTGGCGGATTTCATCGCGCCCAAGGAATCGGGTGTGCCGGACTACATCGGCGCCTTCGCAGTCACCGCGGGTCTCGGCGCTGAAGAACACGTCAAGCGCTTTGAGCAGGCGCACGACGATTACAGCGCCATCATGGTCAAGGCGCTGGCCGACCGGCTGGCGGAGGCGTTCGCTGAACACCTGCACGAGCGTGTGCGCAGGGAATTCTGGGCCTACGCCGCCGGAGAGTCATTGGACAACAAGGCGCTGATTGACGAGAAATACCAGGGCATACGCCCCGCGCCCGGTTATCCCGCCTGTCCGGATCACACCGAGAAGGCGCTGTTGTGGCGGCTGCTGGACGTGGAGAAGGCCACCGGCATGAAAATCACCGACAGCTTCGCGATGTATCCCGCCGCCTCCGTCAGCGGCTGGTATTTCTCGCATCCCAAGGCGCGCTATTTCGGTCTGGGCAGGATCAACGTGGATCAGGTGCACGACTACGCCAGACGCAAGGGCATGGACGTGAAGACCGCCGAACGCTGGCTCTCCCCCGTCCTCGGCTACGACACCGACTGA
- a CDS encoding MIP/aquaporin family protein: protein MNTALSRVTAEFVGTALLLSTIVGSGIMGERLSGGNTASTLLANSLATGAGLYALISTFAGISGAHFNPLVTLSEAWLGRMSWSLAWPYVLAQCIGGTAGVVATHFMFELPLYSASHHARTGMSQWFSESLAAFGLLTVIFCCSRHRPAAVPAAVGAYITAGYWFTSSTSFANPAVTIARSMTDTFTGIRPVDAPGFIIAQIAGCILAVFFFRKILGDQSVS from the coding sequence GTGAACACGGCCTTGTCGCGGGTAACAGCCGAGTTCGTCGGTACGGCTTTATTGCTGTCCACCATCGTCGGCTCCGGAATCATGGGTGAGCGGTTGTCCGGCGGCAACACCGCCAGTACGCTTCTGGCCAATTCCCTGGCGACCGGCGCCGGCCTGTATGCGTTGATTTCCACATTCGCCGGCATTTCCGGCGCGCATTTCAATCCGCTCGTCACCTTGTCTGAAGCATGGCTGGGCCGGATGTCGTGGAGTCTGGCATGGCCATATGTCCTGGCACAGTGCATTGGTGGGACCGCCGGCGTCGTCGCCACCCACTTCATGTTCGAGCTTCCGCTGTATTCCGCCTCCCATCACGCCAGAACCGGCATGTCGCAATGGTTCAGTGAATCGCTGGCGGCCTTCGGACTGCTGACGGTAATTTTCTGCTGTTCACGGCACAGACCAGCCGCCGTCCCCGCGGCGGTGGGCGCCTATATCACGGCGGGATACTGGTTTACGTCGTCGACATCCTTTGCCAACCCGGCGGTGACGATTGCCCGATCGATGACCGATACCTTCACTGGCATCCGGCCCGTCGACGCGCCCGGATTCATCATTGCGCAGATCGCGGGTTGCATTCTCGCCGTATTCTTCTTTCGCAAAATACTCGGCGATCAGTCGGTGTCGTAG
- a CDS encoding arsenate reductase ArsC, translating to MAGKIYNVLFLCTGNSARSIMAEAILNSIGKGRFHAYSAGSHPAGRVNPLALEQIATLGLPPAVYRSKSWDEFADPKAPRMDFVFTVCDTAAKEACPIWPGQPMTAHWGIPDPVKIIGSEEEKRRGFWLAFTQLTTRIRIFTSLPIDALDDLALKKQLDEIGRTT from the coding sequence ATGGCAGGCAAAATTTATAACGTCCTGTTTCTGTGCACGGGTAACTCGGCCCGCAGCATCATGGCCGAGGCCATCCTTAATTCCATCGGCAAGGGCCGGTTCCACGCCTACAGCGCAGGCAGCCATCCCGCAGGCAGGGTGAATCCGCTGGCGCTGGAACAAATAGCAACGCTCGGGTTACCCCCGGCCGTTTACCGCAGCAAGTCGTGGGACGAATTTGCAGATCCGAAGGCCCCCCGGATGGATTTTGTATTCACGGTTTGCGATACCGCAGCGAAGGAGGCGTGCCCCATATGGCCAGGCCAGCCCATGACCGCGCATTGGGGAATACCGGATCCCGTGAAGATAATAGGCAGTGAGGAAGAGAAACGTCGCGGTTTCTGGCTGGCCTTCACCCAATTGACCACGCGAATCCGGATTTTTACCAGCCTGCCGATCGATGCGCTTGATGATCTCGCCCTGAAAAAGCAACTGGATGAGATAGGCCGGACGACGTGA
- a CDS encoding metalloregulator ArsR/SmtB family transcription factor — protein MKPLNAVASLSALAQDTRLNIFRLLVQKGANGLAPGTIAEKLGVPNATLSFHLKELVHAGLIDARQDGRFIYYSANFDHMNSLVEYLTENCCGGQECGMASVPVTKSRRRQNGRQNL, from the coding sequence ATGAAACCGTTGAATGCCGTTGCCTCGCTGTCAGCCCTCGCCCAGGACACACGTCTGAATATCTTTCGCCTGCTGGTCCAGAAAGGCGCGAATGGACTGGCGCCGGGAACGATTGCGGAGAAGCTGGGCGTGCCCAATGCCACGCTCTCGTTTCATTTGAAGGAACTGGTTCATGCCGGCCTCATTGACGCACGGCAGGACGGTCGTTTCATCTATTACTCGGCGAATTTCGACCACATGAATTCGCTGGTTGAGTATCTGACCGAAAACTGCTGCGGCGGGCAGGAATGCGGAATGGCCAGCGTCCCGGTCACAAAATCACGGAGAAGACAAAATGGCAGGCAAAATTTATAA
- a CDS encoding GNAT family N-acetyltransferase: MIREWTRGEYTISSDRQRLNIDVIHGFLVDTYWAQDRTRERVMQSIEHSLPFGLYHRGAQVGFARVLTDYVVLAFLADVFVLDPHRGRGLGSWLVEVITTLPELRQIRRWLLGTRDAHELYRKFGFAEPRQNVLMERVDVHSDRSSFKLDGF, encoded by the coding sequence ATGATCCGAGAATGGACACGCGGAGAATATACAATCAGCTCCGATCGACAGAGACTCAACATCGACGTGATTCATGGCTTCCTCGTCGACACGTACTGGGCACAGGACCGCACGCGCGAACGCGTGATGCAATCCATCGAGCACTCGCTGCCGTTCGGCCTCTACCATCGCGGGGCCCAGGTTGGATTCGCCCGCGTATTGACGGATTACGTAGTGTTGGCGTTCCTGGCCGATGTGTTCGTCCTGGATCCGCATCGAGGCAGGGGGCTGGGCAGCTGGCTGGTCGAGGTGATTACGACGCTTCCGGAGCTTCGGCAGATACGGCGATGGCTCCTCGGCACGCGCGATGCACATGAGCTGTATCGGAAATTCGGGTTCGCAGAGCCGAGGCAGAACGTCCTCATGGAGCGGGTTGACGTACATAGCGACCGCTCGTCATTCAAGCTGGACGGGTTTTAA